Proteins from a genomic interval of Trifolium pratense cultivar HEN17-A07 linkage group LG6, ARS_RC_1.1, whole genome shotgun sequence:
- the LOC123890360 gene encoding uncharacterized protein LOC123890360, with product MDPTPSFNRRFPPSSDRLLGAFNFTPSSTVTNSAADELTEAELFNWSSDGSESENQRPPPQPTELIRHRSFDLSQDSGILAVLTGPDNRRGDSPVFRGKSPVSSSRMIPSFPRPKPYNSENVIQSMPSRKFQQSAPVKVPIMPPSQFSRRRNFDALAVLDDDDDDGDEELLPPHEIVARGSGVSPRTTFSVLEGVGRTLKGRDLRQVRNAVLRQTGFLD from the coding sequence ATGGACCCCACACCATCCTTCAACCGCCGTTTTCCTCCCTCCTCCGACCGCCTACTCGGTGCTTTCAATTTCACTCCTTCCTCCACCGTCACCAACTCCGCCGCCGATGAACTAACCGAAGCTGAACTTTTCAATTGGTCTTCCGACGGTTCCGAATCTGAAAATCAACGTCCACCGCCTCAACCAACAGAGCTTATTCGTCACCGGAGTTTCGATCTATCTCAAGATTCCGGTATCCTCGCTGTCTTAACAGGTCCAGACAACCGCCGCGGTGATTCGCCAGTGTTTCGCGGTAAATCTCCGGTTTCATCTTCGAGGATGATTCCTTCGTTTCCGAGACCGAAACCTTACAACTCCGAGAACGTGATTCAGTCAATGCCTTCTAGAAAGTTCCAACAATCTGCTCCGGTGAAAGTTCCGATTATGCCTCCGAGTCAATTCTCGAGACGGCGGAACTTTGATGCGCTGGCTGTGCTGGACGACGATGACGACGACGGCGACGAAGAGTTGCTTCCGCCGCATGAGATTGTAGCGAGAGGCTCTGGAGTTTCGCCGAGAACTACTTTTTCGGTTCTTGAAGGAGTTGGAAGAACTCTCAAAGGGAGAGATCTTCGTCAGGTTCGAAACGCTGTTCTGCGCCAAACCGGTTTTCTTGATTGA